In one window of Arachis ipaensis cultivar K30076 chromosome B06, Araip1.1, whole genome shotgun sequence DNA:
- the LOC110263750 gene encoding uncharacterized protein LOC110263750: protein MPPKLLYRHQNFWSLLFCGCHKLRCHCRRSCCGRRNHHRSFCSLIQSLILSHGSSSGNCGSRLKLPPNRFVDRRCSVQPFFIRSGGRIRFVYAACSCFCFREGASRAEVLIVGDFGLSKKESVNKFGLSF from the exons ATGCCGCCGAAATTGCTCTACCGCCACCAGAATTTCTGGTCGCTGCTGTTTTG TGGCTGTCATAAGTTACGTTGTCACTGCCGGAGAAGCTGTTGTGGTCGCCGGAACCATCACCGGAGCTTCTGTAGTTTGATTCAGTCTTTAATCCTTTCTCACG GGTCAAGCTCCGGTAATTGCGGGTCACGATTAAAGCTGCCACCGAACCGGTTCGTAGACCGCCGctgttcggttcagccgttctttATTCGTTCCG GAGGTAGAATTCGGTTTGTTTATGCCGCTTGTAGCTGTTTCTGCTTTCGAGAGGGAGCAAGCAGGGCCGAGGTTCTAATTGTCGGTGATTTCGGGCTGAGCAAAAAGGAATCAGTTAACAAGTTTGGGTTGAgtttttaa